A stretch of the Bradyrhizobium arachidis genome encodes the following:
- a CDS encoding translation initiation factor 2 — MRIVGILALGAMLGGCASVTRGTTENISISSTPSGVEAVVSGLEVPTTCMTPCSIVAKRNADISITFQKEGFESQTVQLTKEIPATGAAGFAGNIIAGGLVGMGVDAVTGAATDHKPNPVIVTMQPVAPVHRPPPPAKKPRPSRAPEAGT, encoded by the coding sequence ATGCGTATTGTAGGAATTTTGGCGCTCGGCGCCATGCTGGGCGGCTGCGCGTCCGTTACACGCGGCACGACGGAAAACATCAGCATTTCATCGACACCATCAGGCGTTGAAGCCGTGGTCAGCGGTCTCGAGGTACCGACGACCTGCATGACGCCATGCTCCATCGTCGCCAAGCGCAACGCCGACATTTCCATCACCTTCCAGAAGGAAGGTTTTGAATCGCAGACGGTGCAGCTCACGAAGGAAATCCCGGCGACAGGCGCGGCCGGCTTCGCGGGCAATATCATCGCGGGCGGTCTCGTGGGCATGGGTGTCGACGCCGTGACCGGCGCTGCCACCGACCACAAGCCGAATCCCGTCATCGTGACCATGCAGCCCGTGGCGCCGGTCCACCGGCCGCCCCCTCCTGCGAAGAAGCCTCGGCCATCGCGCGCACCCGAAGCCGGCACATAG
- a CDS encoding MFS transporter, whose protein sequence is MSTDVIEHADGLPLPQRQWAILTIALGITMSVVDGAIANVALPTIAADLNASPAFSIWIVNGYQLAITISLLPLASMGEIVGYRRVYLAGLLLFTLASAFCALSHTLLELTLARIVQGFGAAGIMSVNTALVRFTYPHALLGRGIGRNALVVAVSAAIGPTLASAILSVANWPFLFAINIPLGIAALALGWNCLPHTRLASHPFDWQSAGLSAVTFGVGIFAIDSVGHGEPLLICLIEFGVAMAAGALLIYRETHVAVPLLPIDLLRIPIFGLSIATSIASFCAQMLAFVAIPFYLQHRFGYSAVEMGLLITPWPIAVAFAAPLAGRLVEHYPAGLLGGIGLLLFAGGLASLALLPASPAHADVIWRMALAGLGFGLFQTPNNRTMIAAAPRERSGGASGMLGTARLLGQTTGAALVALLLGRYAIEGTRIALLAAVGFALCGALLSMLRLSPAGARGAEHVRIHDGQRMKGE, encoded by the coding sequence ATGTCGACAGATGTAATCGAGCATGCCGACGGCCTGCCGCTGCCGCAGCGGCAATGGGCCATCCTCACCATCGCGCTCGGCATCACCATGTCGGTCGTCGACGGCGCCATAGCCAATGTGGCGCTGCCGACCATTGCGGCCGATCTGAACGCCAGCCCCGCCTTCTCGATCTGGATCGTCAACGGCTACCAGCTTGCCATCACCATCTCGCTGTTGCCGCTGGCCTCGATGGGCGAGATCGTGGGCTATCGCCGCGTCTACCTCGCAGGGCTGCTACTCTTCACCCTCGCCTCGGCGTTTTGCGCGCTGTCGCATACGCTGCTTGAGCTGACGCTGGCGCGCATCGTCCAGGGTTTTGGCGCGGCCGGCATCATGAGCGTGAACACCGCGCTGGTCCGGTTCACCTATCCGCACGCCTTGCTCGGACGCGGGATCGGCCGCAACGCGCTGGTCGTCGCGGTGTCGGCCGCGATCGGCCCGACGCTGGCCTCGGCCATCCTTTCGGTCGCGAACTGGCCCTTTCTGTTCGCGATCAACATCCCGCTCGGGATAGCTGCCCTGGCCTTGGGGTGGAATTGCCTGCCGCACACGCGTCTCGCATCGCATCCCTTCGACTGGCAAAGCGCAGGCCTCAGCGCCGTCACCTTCGGCGTCGGCATCTTTGCGATCGACAGTGTCGGCCATGGCGAGCCGCTGCTCATCTGCCTGATCGAGTTCGGCGTCGCGATGGCCGCCGGCGCGCTCCTGATCTATCGCGAGACCCACGTCGCGGTGCCGCTGTTGCCGATCGATCTGTTGCGCATTCCGATCTTCGGCCTGTCGATCGCAACCTCGATCGCCTCGTTCTGCGCGCAGATGCTGGCCTTCGTCGCGATCCCCTTCTACCTGCAACACCGTTTTGGCTATTCGGCCGTCGAGATGGGACTGTTGATCACGCCCTGGCCGATCGCGGTGGCCTTTGCGGCGCCGCTGGCCGGACGGCTGGTCGAGCACTATCCGGCCGGGCTCTTGGGCGGCATCGGCCTTCTGCTCTTCGCGGGCGGGCTCGCCTCGCTCGCATTGCTGCCGGCCAGCCCTGCACATGCCGACGTGATCTGGCGGATGGCGCTTGCCGGTCTCGGCTTCGGACTGTTCCAGACCCCGAACAACCGCACCATGATCGCGGCCGCCCCGCGCGAACGCTCCGGCGGGGCCAGCGGAATGTTAGGTACGGCGCGGTTGCTGGGACAAACGACGGGCGCGGCGCTGGTCGCGCTGCTGCTCGGGCGCTACGCCATCGAGGGTACCAGGATCGCGCTGCTGGCCGCCGTCGGTTTCGCGCTGTGCGGAGCCCTGCTGAGCATGCTGAGGCTCTCCCCCGCCGGCGCGCGCGGCGCCGAACATGTGCGCATCCATGACGGCCAGCGCATGAAGGGCGAGTAA
- a CDS encoding DMT family transporter, which yields MTALLFITVVLAWGFTWFAIKLQLGVVAPEVSILWRFVLATALIWAGLAATGRLQRVDPRQHGWFAAMGVCLFCLNYILTYAAIGHIASGVASVIVTTVTIFNPLNQWLFRRQRPSRQVLGAALLGMIGIMLLFGEAFAGVAVDAGTALGVALQLAAALVFSLGNFASLRATADGTDLPNAVARAMSWGTVFLALFCLARGAAFVIAPSPGYLLSLLYLAVVGTIAAFLAYLSLLARLGADRAAYVTVLYPAVALAVSSSFEAYHWSLWSITGLALVGLGNIVLFLRLPPSRAATWERASTQA from the coding sequence ATGACCGCTCTGCTCTTCATCACCGTCGTCCTTGCATGGGGCTTCACCTGGTTCGCGATCAAGCTGCAGCTCGGGGTCGTCGCCCCCGAGGTCTCGATCCTTTGGCGCTTCGTTCTCGCAACGGCCTTGATCTGGGCCGGCCTCGCGGCAACGGGGCGACTCCAGCGCGTCGACCCGCGGCAGCATGGCTGGTTTGCGGCCATGGGCGTCTGCCTGTTCTGCCTCAACTACATCCTCACCTATGCCGCGATCGGCCACATTGCGAGCGGCGTCGCCTCCGTCATCGTCACGACGGTGACGATATTCAATCCGCTCAACCAATGGCTTTTCCGACGCCAACGGCCGAGCCGGCAAGTTCTCGGCGCCGCCTTGCTGGGCATGATCGGCATCATGCTCCTTTTCGGCGAGGCGTTCGCGGGCGTTGCGGTCGATGCCGGCACGGCGCTCGGAGTCGCGTTGCAGCTCGCCGCCGCGCTCGTCTTCTCGCTTGGAAATTTCGCCTCTCTGCGTGCCACGGCGGACGGGACGGATCTTCCCAACGCCGTCGCCCGGGCCATGAGTTGGGGCACGGTCTTTCTCGCGCTCTTCTGCCTGGCACGAGGCGCAGCTTTCGTGATCGCCCCCTCGCCAGGCTATCTCCTTAGCCTCCTCTATCTCGCGGTTGTCGGCACGATTGCGGCCTTTCTCGCCTATCTCTCGCTGCTGGCGCGGTTAGGCGCCGATCGCGCCGCTTATGTGACGGTGCTCTACCCTGCGGTCGCGCTCGCCGTCTCCAGCTCCTTCGAGGCCTATCACTGGTCGCTCTGGTCGATCACCGGATTGGCGCTTGTTGGCCTCGGCAACATCGTCCTCTTCCTGCGCCTGCCGCCGAGCCGCGCCGCGACTTGGGAAAGAGCCTCCACACAGGCCTGA
- a CDS encoding AraC family transcriptional regulator: MSGLQGFTIFDCLNGAHVPLRSAVALGGGLAVALWERNETAFTRYAAPNHHTLSLYLSGGEAICRRRDGERIGSAGAGSLCTMPRGVTSDWDVSGPVAMFHLYVARAAFERAAVEALHVDPAAIDLRDETYFRDAHIETLIREAMLPLVWDEPAERVALGHAAQTLLAYVVARHTTRGPAALRTRGGIPPARLRRITDFVETHLDRPLGIEDLAGVAELSPYYFARMFKRATGETPHGFVLRRRIERAKRLMATAEIPLAEVALACGFSSQSHFTQRFRALSGMTPRQYTRSLRG, translated from the coding sequence ATGTCCGGTCTCCAGGGATTCACCATCTTCGACTGCCTGAATGGCGCCCATGTGCCATTGCGGAGCGCTGTGGCACTCGGCGGTGGTCTCGCGGTGGCCCTATGGGAGCGGAACGAGACCGCCTTCACGCGCTACGCCGCGCCCAACCACCACACGCTCAGCCTCTATCTTAGTGGCGGCGAAGCGATCTGCCGTCGTCGCGACGGGGAACGCATCGGCAGCGCCGGCGCCGGCAGTCTCTGCACCATGCCGCGCGGCGTCACCAGCGATTGGGATGTCAGCGGTCCTGTCGCCATGTTCCACCTCTATGTCGCGCGCGCGGCCTTCGAGCGTGCCGCCGTGGAGGCGCTTCACGTCGATCCTGCCGCCATCGACCTGCGCGATGAGACGTATTTCCGCGATGCCCACATCGAGACGCTGATCCGCGAGGCAATGCTGCCTCTTGTCTGGGATGAGCCGGCAGAGCGGGTAGCGCTTGGCCACGCTGCGCAGACGCTGCTCGCCTATGTGGTCGCGCGCCACACCACGCGTGGTCCGGCAGCACTGCGGACACGCGGCGGTATCCCGCCGGCGCGACTGCGACGCATCACCGACTTTGTCGAAACCCATCTCGACAGGCCGCTCGGGATCGAGGATCTCGCCGGCGTGGCCGAGCTCAGCCCGTATTATTTCGCACGGATGTTCAAGCGTGCGACGGGTGAAACCCCGCATGGCTTCGTCTTGCGCCGCCGCATCGAACGCGCGAAGCGGCTGATGGCGACGGCCGAAATTCCGCTTGCCGAGGTCGCGCTCGCCTGCGGGTTCAGCAGCCAGAGTCACTTCACGCAGCGCTTTCGCGCCTTGAGTGGCATGACGCCGCGCCAATACACGCGCTCGCTGCGCGGTTGA